agggaagcttctaaggcattacagacccaaacaaaaattttttttgtctacatgtcacatcacagaacaaggataaatactccgttcaaccattctatgtcacctttaaattattctcttagataaggggaatttaccccttaagtgtcatacttaagcgaaaaacttaaggtgctttatgcaaccgggcccagAATTCTACATCTAAGGTGAACTGTATTGTACAGTATTCCCCTATTGGCAATCAGATTTCAGACATCATTAATAAACATTGGCACATTATACAATCTGACCCTGGATTAAAAGTTTTCACATCACCTCCCAGAGTAGTCTTTAAGAGACCCCTAATCTGCGTAATGGCTTAGTGCGAGCCCATCTTCCATCTTCCGAGTCTTTTGACATCAAAGGTATTATCACATGTTATACATCCAATGTGATTTACATGCTGAAATGCCCGTGTGGTCGTGTGTACATAGGAAAGACCACGAGACCTTTAAAGACTAGAATTTCTGAACATCGATCTAACATCAGAAATTGTGATCCAAAAAGCCCTGTTGCTGTTCATTTTACTCAAAGCTCACATAATTTGTCTTCTCTCCGATATTGTGGAACTGAGGTAGTAAAAACACCTCCAAGAGGGGGTGATATTAATTCCCTACTTTTAAAACGAGAAGCCTTTTGGATATACACTTTAGATACACGTGCTCCAAAAGGAATGAATGAGGAGTTTGATCTGCAACCATTCCTCCAATTGAATGTGTGGACTATGGAGTTATTAATCTGTGTGAGGATCTAATTGATCAGAagaatgtatatattttttggacATGTATTTGTTGATTGCTATTAGTAAAAGGACTATAGTTATATATTAAGGTGAATATTTCACTTATTCTTCATGGGAGATGGTGTGCATTTGTAGTTCTATTTGTATGAGATGTCCCTGGTAATGtagtatatttgtatattttgtattgtttatgTATGTTTTATGGTCAATATTTCTGTCAATGTTAAGAGCTCTCAAAACTACTATGcgtatacatatatatatatatatttgtagatATCTTGCTTTGTACATATTTGTACATGAAGGTATCTATCTATTCAATAATTTTTGGTTTGCTTGGATTAAGCTGTTTTGTAAGAGTGCTGATCTATTGAGTCAGCTATTGAGTAGTAATTTTTAatcactgtttacattgttattATGGCACAACTTCTATTTTGATTGTTGTTTCGTTTTATGTATGTGGGTGTATATACAGAGAGATGCGTGTATATCTTTTTTGAcagatatttttgtatttacactGTGTTCATGAATCAGAGTAAGTCAATCACCTTTGTGACTTGTCAGGTGACCCATAGTgggtatgtatatgtatgtgctTAAGTGTTTTTTTGTTGAAGTCTGAAGAAGGACCAAAATGTTGAATGAACACATTATCCTCACgttgattaaaattgattgataATACAAGTAATAAAATTGAGTTTGCACACAAAAACGGCCACTCCTGAGCAGAAGGTGGCAGTAAAGCTCAATGAGAAGGACGTCAGTTGCCATAAAAGGAGAAtaaatattgtttgttttggGCGCCAAAAAAATAAGATTCAGCACAGCAGTCAGCCAGAAGAACTTTCTCAGACGGACACCACATTATTAAAGTAAgttcaattatttatttatgttcgcTTTATAGGTGACACATCTTCACTAGATTactgtttttttacaatatgtagCCATTACAATGATTTATCGagttttgtggaaaaaatttgTCATACTGGCAACTGGTGGAGTAAGTTAACGTTACAGTCAGTCaggctcataaagaaaaacagGGTTTTAAAAAACGTCACCTGTTTAACGTTATTTCACGTTTGGCAGTTTTATCCGAGTTGAAACTGTAAGCTTTGGGTTAAACGTGGTCGTTAATAATGGCACTTTTACTCAGCTGGTCTATTAAGTTACAGTGGAAACGtgtcaggacaaataaaacGCTAACCAAAAGTTATTCTGTCTTACATTATTTATGTAAGTTAAGTGATTTACCAGATGATATCAATTGAATAcattaataatgacattgcGGATTAAACAAACTGCAATGCCACGAGCAACACGTGATTTGTTCTATTGGGACACCCTACCACACTTTCTCGTCCCCCTCTCCTCATGTTCTCAAGCAAACTGTATATGGAATGCTACATTCTGTATACACAAAGTATTTGAAACTGGTCTTGTTTGGTGTTATATGAATTGTTTTTAATGCAAGTGGTACATTTGggtttattaatatgacaacaggattcaatgttaatctatagccgtttctcaatgtcaaggatacttccttggcaggactagtccttacaagacacttccttcagaggcaaggcgaggctccttttaagcattcggagaacacgttaaatggaacaggctaacaagtgcacgtcattacgtcattgcgtgattgaaaggtgtgctttcggtgctgcgcgcataggattgtgggtgatttcagcgcgtgaagagcgcgaaggatacacatatgcatcctttcctgtatatgggatatttctcgaatgaaggactcagtccttggctgaaatttcgaggatcctcgacattggaacactccttcgacggacgtcgatgacgtagcatcctcgaaattctggcttccgaggatccttccttgacattgagaaacggcttatgACAATAAATAAGTATATTTAACCTAATGTTGGGAGACAACTCCCACCTTAGACATGTTgaccaatcacccactgtatgtATATTAGGTAACACCCCTGGGCTTACAAGAACCAATAAGTATATCATATCACAATGCTTTCTTCTCTGGATATTTAAGGAAGATGTGTAGAAGACTTTCTAGAAATGCACCCCCGaaagatacagcatcatgtttctttttattttattttgaggaatctgtaaccagatcttTATCTCCCtaccaggtatgcaatggtttttcgttttattgttttgtatttgaattGGATATATTAATTGGCTTTGAATTATGTTTTTtctacctggttaataaattgttacgttTGCATTTATTCTGCCTTACTCTGAATTATTGACTACAAGTAAATTGATGTATCCTTTGTTACCGCAAATCTACGATCAGGATTAAGTAGGCGTATTGTCTGCCATTTTGTATTTTGGTTatttggtctgacgaaccacttactcttaatagggttaagtttggcgtaccgtctgccttttactattttggtttgacgaaccacttactcttTATCAATAGAGTAAAGTTTGGCGCATCGTCTGCCtttggtctgacgaaccacttaATTTTAACTACAGGGTTAAGCGTCGACGAATCGACTGCCTTTAATTAAAAGGTCTGACGAACTTCTTAACTCTTGATTAGTTGTATGGTCGAGTTTGTGATCGTGAACCTGCAGCAGCCGATGCAAGGATTCTAAGCGACAATTGAGATCCACTTGAACTAGTCAATATAACGATCAGTTAAATATAATGATCAAACATTTATCCAAATTCTATATTTATATCAATTTGATTCATACTACAATACGTTTTATAtctttggagtcagattataaagTTGCGTAACATTAAAACGTCATTGATAAGCGCCGGAAAAGACTGAACGCGCTATAAACCTTCGCTATGTGTTTGGATTCCGtcgttgggccaaacggatggatggggTCACATGTGTTCCCCTTACAACACAAACTACTCAAAGCTTTTGGGCCTGGCTGAGCTTTTAGGGTGTGACTACTTCAGGAAGTCAAAGGTAAAGCAAACTTGGCAATTATTTAGGActgaattaaatatatattgagtaaaaataatttttctcTTTCCCATTCATGTCAAGATTGACAAGAGGAATAATTATAGGTCTCATCGCATTATTGATGATGCTTGAGATCTTGGCAGAAGTTGTAGAGGAGCCAATTCTTAGTGATATCAGACCATCACAAGCAATAAGCCTTGAAGTTGATGAGAGCACAGATGTGTCGAAGTCCAGGCAGCTTGATTTGCATGTCCGCTATTAGAAGCTAGTCAGAATATTCATAAATCAAAAGTCATGTTAATGaactgtaaatactaaataacCTACCTGTCCTTTGTTTCAGATACCTGGACAAAGAAGGACATGTATTTAATCAGATCTTGGACTTGGTCCCTATTCCTGCTGGCAAAGCAGACACTAGAACGTAATGCTGAAGAAGGCTATCCCAACTGAGAAACTGTATGGATGGACTGGGAACTGATGGGGCAGCTGTTATGACGggtaattattttattaccatCATGTGACAGAATTCAATTGCTGTATCCCATCATTGTCACTAAAtaattgtatatttaaattCAGGACGTGTGAACGATGTGGCAAAGCAACTTGCAGACAGCTTTCCAAAGATTGTATCTGTGGCTTGTGCTGCCCACAGATTAGCCCTTGCCTGCAAAGACTCTTCTAATGATGTAAAATACATGGCCACTTTCAGGGACCACCTTCAAGaactttatttgtattttagaAACGGTGCAAATCGAACTGCAACACTTAAGGCAGCATCCGCCATGCTGGGTGTGAGtgacttaaaaataaagttaatagtaataaataattaataggCTATTCATAACTAATCCTTATGTCTGAGGTAATAATGTACAGTTATTTGATACCTTAGTAGTTATCTTCTAAATTTTTACTGAATCATCATGTCTATAACACTTTCAGGAAGTGGAGGACACACGCTGGCTTGCTCAACACAGGGCCAATTAAAACCCTACAGAGAAATCTCAGCTCAGTCCTTGGAGCCTTGGCAGAGGAGGCAGAGATGAGAAGATGTCCAGGAGCAAAAGGACTCTACACAATTTGTGCTACATACAGATTTGTAGCAGCTGTTTGTCTCCAGGTTGATGTATTGCCACACCTTGCACGCCTGtccaaaatatttcaaaaatgtcaACTTTCTACATATTAAGGAGCAAGTAGGTAAAAGTgaattaaatacaataaaatgtcttTAGTTTGCATGTCTGACCAATACTACACTGCAGCTATCCTTTTTTATTCAGGTTCCGGTCACAATTCAAAGTCTGAGGAGCATCAAAGAGACTGCACAGATGCCGCTCCCTGGATCATTCTTGTCCCAACTTCAACAGGACCTTGATGATCCCCAAAGACTTGGAGCCTTCAACATAAAGCATGAGGAGGAGAGGAACAGGAGAGGGCAAGATTCCAGCGAGATGTATGTATTAATGCTCTcctttttttttagaagaaatgttataattaataataaaggATGTTGATCTGTGCATTGTGGGTCATCCACCCTTACATAACTGGCCTGGAAAAACACCTTCACAGAAGGTTTCACGAGCTGGACATTCTTGGGGCTTTTAGTGTCTTGGGACCACAATCGGCTGTCCCACAAGATAACAGAGACATTGCTTATCTGCAGATTCTGGCCAGGAAATTTTCCCCTCAACATGAGAAGGAGGTCCTGCAAGAATGGCTCTCATTTAAGAATCATGCTCTCATTGGGGCATGCATTTAAGGTAGGTAAAATAGGAGGGCATGACTACAACACACACTACATGCTAATCATGTTCAAATATTATTTCAAGAACAAGACCCGGGAGGAGCTCTTGAGTCTGCTGGCAAGCGAGTTTGATGAGTGGGCCAACCTTTACCCCTTCCTGAGCCTTCTTGCAAGCATTGCCCTTTTGATCCCCATTTCCAGTGTTCACTGTGAACCGGGTAAGTTAAACACTTTGACATACAAACATATAATTATGCATTTTCTTTACACTACTTTTTTGATTTAGGTGAAAACAGACCTGAGAAATCAGCTTCAAGGAGAACACCTCTCTGCCTGTCTAAGGATCTCCATAAATGGACCTCAAACAGAGGACTGTCCATATGAGAGGGCATTAGAATATTTTTTCAGAAAGCctaccaccacaaatagattgtaaatctgtgggaaacactgtacaGCCCTTCACTCAtaaaaccttttaaaggtaacgttaccacatttatttatttattcatttattatgtTGAGTACATCACAGTTCTGTAAGTggaaaattaattcatatttattagaggtcgaccgatttatgACGAGTTGTAAAGCTGgatatcatccgcatagcagtgaaaacgtATGTTATGTtttctgataatgtctcctaccATCATTAACACAACAAAAACTAAAGAAATGTTACTACAAGTGGACCCATTTATTTACTCATCATGCTGCGAGTACACCACAGTTTTGTCAGTAAAACAATAATATTTGTGTTTTCTCACTGTTTGGCCTATAATGTGACTAATGTGACCCTGTGTAATTTGGAAATTTCATGGGAAAAGTGTATGTCTTAATGTTTAAATGTCATTTGAATTAAGGAACAGTACATTTGATTTACTAAAAGTGTACACTACATTAAGTCTATTAAAGTCATAAAGGAATACTTGATTTATTTCATaagaaatgtgtaaatgtgaattTGGACCCAAAAGCgcacttttgttttgtttagaaAAATGTTTGTCACATAAATGATTGTTCAATAAACTGTAATAATTTTACCTTTTGTTGTCATCATTTTTATACTAATGTTTTTCTGATCTTATGAAACTTAATTCATTTGAGTTAAGTCAACTTAAACCATTTAAGGCAATCGGTTTCCTCAAACCATTTGAGTAGTTATACAGTTGTGTgaactaaataaaatgtattaagtgAACTAAAACTATTTGAGTGGTATGAACTTAAGCAAACTTAATATATTTGAGGTAAAGgtaactcaaaatgttttagTCATATGCACTTATAATTTACAGTTTACAGTACTCATATGTattagttttaaaacttaaatggtttaaggcAATCGGTTTCCTCAAACGGTTTAAGTTGACTTAACTTATcgggttttacagtgtataaatatACGGAGATTAATTGTGTTCTCGCTTTATCCACTGTTTTCAGTTTAGTGCATAACCACCTGGACCAACTCACTAGCTTTATAATGTCTGTAAACATTTCTCATGATTATTTGATTTTAAGTGTGAATCCCAATAAAGCACGTACACATTTTTTACTACATTTTCaatagattttatttacaatatagATAGGGAAGGAGTGTAAATCTAGATGGCAGACAGCATGGAGAGGTTGGCCTATTCTTTTCCTTATTAAATCtgttatttttgttaattatGAGATGTTTCATCGCTGGATCgttgaaatattttttgtgaaGAGCCTGTAtctgttctttctctttctgtttTCTTAATTCCTCTTCCTTCTGCTGTCTTTTTCTAGAGACCCTCCATGCTGTAAGACTGTTAACTGAAAAATGTTTCGGGTCAACCTTTGGTATCCACTTTTTCCTTTGGAAAAAAGTTTCCTCAGCATATGATggcacaaaatgttttattcttctCATCACTTGATCTTCAGGCCTGCTTTTTTCATCCACCTGTAAATCATCCAGTTGAGTTACTGGTACGTTGCCTGTGTCCATCCAAGCAAGTTTTGGTAAAGGTCTTTGAATAATAACTTCTGGATGATCAGTTTGGTTCACATTTTTCCCTCCTAGCCTTTCTTGCACAGGCAACATTTCGACGACAGCATGTGGAGCCTGATGCAAAGGTACCTTACTTCTATTTATTTTACCATCCCTTTTACGTGGTCTCTGTTCCACTATCCTCTCGACCTGAGCCGGTTCTTTTTCATCCACCTGTAAATCATCCAGTTGAGTTACTGGTACGTTGCCTGTGTCCATCCAAGCAAGTTTTGGTAAAGGTCTTTGCATTATAACTTCTGGATGATCAGTTTCTCCTTGCCTTTCTTTCACAGGCAACATTTCGACGACAGCATGTGGAGCCTGATGCAAAGGTACCttacttatatttattttaccaTCCCTTTTACGTGGTCTCTGTTCCACTATCCTCTTGACCTGAGCCGGTTCTTTTACTATGATGGATGGCCACAGCGACGATATTTTATCTTCATCAGATAAGGTCTGGCACTGAGGGGTTACTGTTATCAACAGTGGTTTATTTCTTATCTTTTTTTCTTCACAGTGGTCAGAAGGTCTCTCTTGCTCTGTCACCTGTGCCTGAGTTAAGTCGTTCTCTGTGAAGGATGGCCACAGTGTCAGTTCTTCTTCTTCCACGGGTAAAATCTGGCACTGAGGGGTTACTGTGTTCACCAGTGGCTCCTTTCTTATCTTTCTTTTTCCACAGTGTTCAGGAGGTCTTTCTTGCTCTGTCGCCTGTGCCTGAGTCAAGTCTTTCTCTGTGAAGGATGGCCACAGTGTCAGTTCTTCTTTTTCCACAGGTGAAATCTGGCACTGAGGGGTTACTTTTATCACCAGTGGCTCCTTTCTTATCTTTCTTTCTCCACAGTGTTCAGGAGGTCTCTCTTGCTGTGTCGCCTGTGCCTGAGTCAAGTCTTTCTCTGTGAAGGATGGCCACAGTGTCAGTTCTTCTTTTTCCACAGGTGAAATCTGGCACTGAGGGGTTACTTTTATCACCAGTGGCTCTTTTCTTATCTTTCTTTCTCCACAGTGTTCAGGAGGTCTCTCTTGCTGTGTCGCCTGTGCCTGAGTCAAGTCTTTCTCCGTGAAGGATGGCCACAGTGTCAGTTCTTCTTCTTCCACAGGTAAAATCTGGCACTGAGGGGTTACTGTGTTCACCAGTGGCTCCTTTCTTATCTTTCTTTCTCCACAGTGTTCAGGAGGTCTCTCTTGCTGTGTCGCCTGTTCCTGAGTCAAGTCTTTCTCCGTGAAGGATGGCCACAGTGTCAGTTCTTCTTCTTCCACAGGTAAAATCTGGCACTGAGGGGTTACTGTGTTCACCAGTGGCTCCTTTCTTATCTTTCTTTTTCCACAGTGTTCAGGAGGTCTTTCTTGCTCTGTCGCCTGTGCCTGAGTTAAGTCTTTCTCCGTGAAGGATGGCCACATTGCCAGTTCTTCTTCTTCCACAGGTGAAGCTTGGTGCTGAGTGGTTACTTTGTTCACCTGtggtttctttcttttctttctcttttcacAGCGGCCAGGAGGTCTCTCTTGCTCTGTCGCCTGTGCCTGAGTTAAGTCTTcctctgtgaaggatggccACAGTGTCAGTTCTACTTCTTCCACAGGTGAAATCTGGCACTGAGGGGTTACTGTGTTCACCAGTGGCTCCTTTCTTATCTTTCTTTCTCCACAGTATTCAGGAGGTCTCTCTTGCTGTGTCGCCTGTTCCTGAGTCAAGTCTTTCTCCGTGAAGGATGGCCACATTGGCAGTTCTTCTTCTTCCACAGGTGAAGTTTGGTGCTGAGGGGTCATTTCAATCACCAGTGGTTCTACCAATGTGATGGCTGgaaaatgtgtaaaacattCGAAGTCATCAAGTGAGGTTTGATGCTGAGGCGTCACATGATCCTTTAATGGTTTTGCCACTTTGTCAGGTGAAGAGGGTACCGCATCTGTTCCTTGCTGGATCTCTGTTTCACTGAAATATGCCTGTGTTTGAATGTAAACCTCACTGGCATACTGCTGTCTTTTGAGGTTTGAGCACTGCCATGGGCAGCAGAAGCTAAGCCATTTAAATTTTTTCCTCCAGGGCTTCATTTTAGTAGAGACTGATCTCTCTAAGACTAAAAGTGGGGGGtctcaaaaatataaatatatcgaAACCTCTGACTTTTCATTAATACAGCACTGATCTCGCAGTGAATCTTGCAATGGATGTCACAATGGATGAAGCAGTTGTTTTGTCAAGAGGGATCTagcagcaaaaaacaaaacaaaaaaaaactaatctTAAATAGGCTACAAACAAAATAAGTAACAAGTAACAAATGCAAATTCTTAAACTTACCTCTAACTCACAACTGATCCCGCAGTGAATCTTGCAATGGATGTCACAAAGGATGAAGCAGTTGTTCTGTCAAGAGGGATctagcaaaaaacaacaacaacaggtAATCTAAAATAGGCTTACAAAAAATAAGTAACAATTAACAAATGCAAATTCTTAAACTTACCTCTAACTCACAACTGATCCCGCAGTGAATCTTGCAATGGATGTCACAAAGGATGAAGCAGTTGTTCTGTCAAGAGGGATctagcaaaaaaaaacaacaacaagtaATCTAAAATAGgctaacaaataaaataagtaacaAATAACAAATGCAAATTCTTAAACTTACCTCTAACTCACAACTGATCCCGCAGTGAATCTTGCAATGGATGTCACAAAGGATGAAGCAGTTGTTCTGTCAAGAGGGATctagcaaaaaaaaacaacaacaagtaATCTAAAATAGgctaacaaataaaataagtaacaATTAACAAATGCAAATTCTTAAACTTACCTCTTACTCACAACTGATCCCGCAGTGAATCTTGCAATGGATGTCACAAAGGATGAAGCAGTTGTTCTGTCAAGAGGGatctagcaaaaaaaaaacaa
This sequence is a window from Misgurnus anguillicaudatus chromosome 24, ASM2758022v2, whole genome shotgun sequence. Protein-coding genes within it:
- the LOC141361470 gene encoding uncharacterized protein isoform X1, with protein sequence MYCHTLHACPKYFKNVNFLHIKEQVPVTIQSLRSIKETAQMPLPGSFLSQLQQDLDDPQRLGAFNIKHEEERNRRGQDSSEIFWPGNFPLNMRRRSCKNGSHLRIMLSLGHAFKVGKIGGHDYNTHYMLIMFKYYFKNKTREELLSLLASEFDEWANLYPFLSLLASIALLIPISSVHCEPGENRPEKSASRRTPLCLSKDLHKWTSNRGLSI
- the LOC141361470 gene encoding uncharacterized protein isoform X2 — protein: MYCHTLHACPKYFKNVNFLHIKEQVPVTIQSLRSIKETAQMPLPGSFLSQLQQDLDDPQRLGAFNIKHEEERNRRGQDSSEIFWPGNFPLNMRRRSCKNGSHLRIMLSLGHAFKNKTREELLSLLASEFDEWANLYPFLSLLASIALLIPISSVHCEPGENRPEKSASRRTPLCLSKDLHKWTSNRGLSI
- the LOC141361658 gene encoding uncharacterized protein; the protein is MKPWRKKFKWLSFCCPWQCSNLKRQQYASEVYIQTQAYFSETEIQQGTDAVPSSPDKVAKPLKDHVTPQHQTSLDDFECFTHFPAITLVEPLVIEMTPQHQTSPVEEEELPMWPSFTEKDLTQEQATQQERPPEYCGERKIRKEPLVNTVTPQCQISPVEEVELTLWPSFTEEDLTQAQATEQERPPGRCEKRKKRKKPQVNKVTTQHQASPVEEEELAMWPSFTEKDLTQAQATEQERPPEHCGKRKIRKEPLVNTVTPQCQILPVEEEELTLWPSFTEKDLTQEQATQQERPPEHCGERKIRKEPLVNTVTPQCQILPVEEEELTLWPSFTEKDLTQAQATQQERPPEHCGERKIRKEPLVIKVTPQCQISPVEKEELTLWPSFTEKDLTQAQATQQERPPEHCGERKIRKEPLVIKVTPQCQISPVEKEELTLWPSFTEKDLTQAQATEQERPPEHCGKRKIRKEPLVNTVTPQCQILPVEEEELTLWPSFTENDLTQAQVTEQERPSDHCEEKKIRNKPLLITVTPQCQTLSDEDKISSLWPSIIVKEPAQVKRIVEQRPRKRDGKINISKVPLHQAPHAVVEMLPVKERQGETDHPEVIMQRPLPKLAWMDTGNVPVTQLDDLQVDEKEPAQVERIVEQRPRKRDGKINRSKVPLHQAPHAVVEMLPVQERLGGKNVNQTDHPEVIIQRPLPKLAWMDTGNVPVTQLDDLQVDEKSRPEDQVMRRIKHFVPSYAEETFFQRKKWIPKVDPKHFSVNSLTAWRVSRKRQQKEEELRKQKEKEQIQALHKKYFNDPAMKHLIINKNNRFNKEKNRPTSPCCLPSRFTLLPYLYCK
- the LOC141361470 gene encoding uncharacterized protein isoform X3 yields the protein MPLPGSFLSQLQQDLDDPQRLGAFNIKHEEERNRRGQDSSEIFWPGNFPLNMRRRSCKNGSHLRIMLSLGHAFKVGKIGGHDYNTHYMLIMFKYYFKNKTREELLSLLASEFDEWANLYPFLSLLASIALLIPISSVHCEPGENRPEKSASRRTPLCLSKDLHKWTSNRGLSI